The Aneurinibacillus sp. REN35 genomic interval CCGGTCTGTGGTGGATAATGCATCCGTCCCGGTACTTGAAACAGGAGCAGGGAATTGCCATGTCTATGTCGATGAATCCGCCCAGCCGGATATGGCTGAGCAAATCGTCGTCAATGCAAAAACACACCGTCCGGCCGTCTGTAATGCCGCTGAAAAACTACTCGTACATGAAGCATGGGCAGCCAAGTACCTCTCTTCTCTGCTTAGCGCATTGAAAGAGAAAAACGTGGAACTTCGCGGGTGTGAACGCACATGCAAGCTAGCCGGAGATCTAGAGATCATCCCTGCTACCGAAGAAGATTGGAGTACAGAATACCTCGATTATACGATCGCGGTAGCTGTGGTCGATTCACTTGAACAGGCGATTGATCATATTAATCAATATAGCACGAAGCATTCGGAAGCCATTATTACCGAATCAGAGAACAATGCACGCAGCTTTCAGATACGTGTTGACTCCGCGGCAGTCTATCATAATGCGTCCACTCGTTTTACCGATGGAGCGGAATTTGGATTTGGAGCTGAAATCGGCATTAGCACACAGAAATTGCATGCGCGCGGCCCAATGGGCTTGCCGTCTCTTACCTCTTCTAAATACGTCATCTACGGTACAGGGCAAATCAGATAAAGGGGAGAAAAATATGTCCATCCTAAAAGATAAGACGATCTGTTTTCTTGGTGCCGGATCTATGGCAGAAGCGATGATCTCCGGCCTTGTTGACAAGAAACTGCTGCCTGCAGAACAAGTGTATGCGATCAATCGCGGCAATCGCGCCCGAATCGAAGAACTCGTCTCCCGCTACGGGATCGCTACACCTACTAAAGAAGAGGCCATCGCTACAGCAGACATTGTTGTGCTGGCCATTAAGCCTAAAGACGTGGCAAGCGCAATTGCAAATATCCGCCCACTAACCACACCGCGCCAGCTCTTCATCTCCGTTCTGGCCGGTACATCTACGGATTATATTACCAGCCTCCTTGGTCATCAGGCGGCTGTGATTCGCACCATGCCGAATACATCCGCTGCTGTAGGCATGTCGGCCACAGCACTCGCGCCGGGGGCTCATGCGTCCGATACGGATATGGAAATAGCCCTGAATATTTTTAAAGCCATCGGAATTGTAGAAACCGTGCAGGAAGAAGCCCTGCACGCTGTAACAGGGCTTTCCGGAAGCGGCCCTGCTTATGTATACTATTTGGTAGAAGCAATGGAGCAGGCAGGACAAGAAATCGGACTTGAGGGCGATGTAGCACGCCGCCTTATTTTGCAAACCATTATCGGAGCGGCGCACATGCTGCGCGACCGCGGGGAAGAACCAGCGGTACTGCGCAAGCAGGTGACCAGTCCAGGCGGTACGACAGCAGCAGGAATCGGCGTCCTTGAGGAACGCGGCTTCCAAGAAGCTATGCTTGCCTGTATTAAACAGGCTGTCGCACGTTCGGAAGAGATGGGAAAACAGTCGGTTTCTACCTCCTAGTCGCTGCTTCAAACCCGGCAAAGGAGACAGGATATGGACGTTTTTGCACTGTACGGCCCAAGCGGCACAGGGAAGAGTACAAGCGCACTCGAGCTTGCGCACAAACATAAAATCAATGCAATTATCGATGACGGTCTACTGATCTATAAGGGGCGCAGGGTGGCCGGTACGTCTGCTAAGTATGAACGTACAACCGTGCAGGCCGTAAAGCGGGCCATCTTCTTTTATGACGATCATGCAAAAGAAATACAGCAGGCTATGAAAGAATTTAATATTGAACGGATTCTTCTTCTTGGCACCTCACGTAAAATGGTGGATCGTATTGCGGCGGCACTAAAGGTTGCCCCTATCTCGACCTACATCAACATCGAAGATATCCGTTCATCAAGTGAAATTAAAGCCGCTCTCTATACCCGACGCACAGCAGGTCAGCATGTCATTCCGATTCCCCATATTCAGGTGGAACAGGATTTCTTTCGTCGTCTGATCGCCCGCGGCAAGAAAATTTTCTCTTCCAAAAGAGAAATGATTGGTGAGACTACTATCGTACAGCCTGATTTCGGAGGCGGACGCATGCATGTCACCGAACATGTACTGCGCAAACTGGTTGTTTTAAGTCTGGAGAAAATGGATGAAATAGAAAACGTAACAAAAATCAACATTACCTTAAACGATCTCCCCTCGATTTCATGCGAAGTGCATTTACGCGTACCCCGTGGAACGTCGCTGCCGCAGCTCGCGCAGGAAGTTCGCCGACGCGTATACGCTTCCTACGTCCAACACCTCAACATTGAGCTCCACAGCATCCACGTTCATATTGGAAAACTGATGATAGCCGACGCCTGAATGCGTCGGCTTTTTTTGTGCAAAATATTCGTGTACCTATTCCACCTACGAAGGGAGATATCCTTAATGCAACAGCAAATGACGGGCCAGCCGCAAGCACAGCAGGCAATCATGACCACACCTCCAACGGTGATGACTACAAAAGACACCGCTTACGTCAAAGACCAGATGAGCTGGCTGCTTGTAGCCATGAAAAAATGCAGCCACTATGCGCAAGAATGCACAGACCCCCAAGTAAAGCAGTTGATCGAACGAACCGGACAAATGCATCAGCGCCAATATAACCTGCTGCTTCAGCACTGCCAAAACAACAACACTTCTGCGATCAGCACCATGCCTGCCGGTATGTCGGCACAATAAGGAGGAGTCTTCCCATGCCAAACAACAAAATTGCCAATCCGACCTCGCCTGCTGAGCAGCAGGCACAACAGACGCCGCAAATGACTGATCGTGACCGCCTAAACGACATTCTTGCTACAGAGAAATATCTGACAGATGGATTTAATATTGCGACACGCGAAGCAAGTCACGAATCACTGCACCGTGATACCATGACCTGTCTAACCGAAACGCAGCAATGCGCCCGCGATATCTTTAATCTGATGTTTCAAAAAGGCTGGTATACACTTGAAGCAGAAGATCAGCAGAAATTAGACCAGACCTACCAGCAATTCAGCGGTTACACGTCCCAGTTTCCCTATTCAGGACATATGCAATAAAAAGAAAAGACAGAGGCGGCCCACTGCGCCTCTGTCTTTTCTCCTTTAACCCCTCAAGCTCTCACATTCAAATGCTGATGTGCTGAATCGCATCGGGTGGCCATCAATAGTTATGTTATACTGGGAAGGGAGCAGGACAGCGTCGATGTTCTCCTATTCCTATGCACTTTTATTTTCTTAGAAAGAAGGCCATTCACTATGCGATACAGCGATATGTCACGAGAAGAGCTTCAAGCCGAGATGCAGCGGCTGCGCGGGGAGAGCATGCGCAAATACCAGGCAGGCTACATCTCAGAAGCCTCTATTCTAGAATCGAAATTCTTCATGGCCCGCTCCTACTTGCTTGATAGCGATGATTTCATGAGCGGACAAGAATATGGTGTGGTCGGCTACGAAGAGCCCTTCTTCGTCCGTTACTTGAATGGAATCATGGCATGGGGACATTTTCGTTCCTCAATGGAAGAAAAAGCGTTTCCGATCGGACGGCTTGAAGATATGGGACCATCATGCGGTTCCGGCTGCGGCTGCGGTAGTTAACTCCGCCGCATACGCCATTCGCTTTTTAGCAGGCCGTATATAATGTGATCGACATAATGATCATACAGCCATTCTCCCTGACGAATCCGCCCCTCTTGAGTAAACCCAAGCCGCTCCGGTATGGCGCGGCTTTTTTCATTCTGTACGGCACAATGAATCTCGATCCGGTTCAATCCCATCTCATCGAGCGCATAAGCAATTAACCGATGGACAGCCGCTGTCATAATGCCCCTCCCCTGGGCCTCTTCACTCATCCAATATCCAATGCTTGTACGATGATTGATCCAATCTATATAATGCAGCCCAATAATGCCAAGGATCGATCCGTTATAGCGCACCGTGTAATCCACACCATTCTGTACAAGGCGGCGCTGTATACTCGCGTTAATAAACAACTCCACATCCGCTACGCTTTGATTTGCATCCACCCATCCCATAAAGCCACGCAGGTGCCTACGATTCTTATCAATCAGTGCATACAGTGCGGGTGCATCTCTCAACTCCACTTCCCATAACGCTAGACTATCATTTATATATAAAGCCATCGTTTTATCCTCCCTGTGCAGTTGAGCACGTTAGCTCTTGCCAATTATTACACGATACAAATCCGTCTATTCTCCCCATACTATCAATAATCATCAATCCCATATGAAGGAGGAATCTTATGCGCAGATGCACCTTCCCCATTGTCTGCGTACTGCTTGCCTTCTGTCTTATCGCCCAGCTTATGCTGGCGGATACACATGTTCAGGCACAAACAGAAGCAAAAGCGGGCCTCACACCACCGCCGGATACAATCCTTGTCGCCATCCGTGAAAGTACACCCGGTGGAGAGCCCAATCCGCGCGGACGTATTCTATATGTACGCCAAGTTCCTTTTAATGAATACATCCGTAATGTTCTGCCTAACGAATGGCTTCCCAGTTGGGAGGCAGAAGCGTTAAAAGCAGGCGCATTGGCAGCTAAAATGTTCACCTGGTATCATGCCCTGCATCCTGTAACAATCGACAACCACCAATTCGCCGTAGATAATACGATAAATTTTCAGCTATACCGTGAAGGCACAAGCATGCCCCGAACGAATGCCGCTATTGAGGAGGTAAGGGATCTGGCTTTTGTAAAGCCAGACGACACGATTTTCGAGATGAATTATCGAGCCGGTTATCCGAACTCGCCCAACAGTCCGTATCGCCGCGCACAAAAAATGGCACAGCATGGCAGCCAGTATTTGGCTTCTAAACAGAATAAAAATATGCTCGAAATCCTTCAATATTATTATGAAGGAAAAAAACTCGCACTACTACACAGTAAAACGAAAGAAAAGGAAAAAGCGGTGCTCCCCGAATACCGATACGAAACCTTTCACCGCCAGAGCAGCGATCCGCTTGCCATGCAGCCCGATGTCAAACCCGGAGCAAATATTCCCGGACATAACAAATGGGATCGATGGGCGCAGATGCAAGTACGCGTCATTGATGCTTGGAGCAAAAAGCCGATCCCGGGCGCAGAAGTCGTCATCGCGGAGAATGGCTATCGTAGTAAAACCGATAGCCGAGGGTATACTCCGGCCTCTCCAGCACCGATTATTCATTCCTCTCATCTACCAGATACCTTAGCCCGGCTGCATGGACAACTGACACTCCTTGTCTATAAAAACGGGTACCGTGATACGATACACTATAATATTCAGATGAATGAGGGTACGACGACGACACCAGAAATATCGATCTACCCGCTTCCTGCAGATCAGCAGCGCATAGAGCCCTACATCTATCATCATCCGACGCACCATCTATTCAGCGTCGAACTATCCGAACAATTCCGCAGCCACTCACAGCCTGGCGCAGGACCGGAGAGCCCTGATCGATGAGCCAAAAACTAAAACTCATCCTCTTCATTTTGCTTATTATTCTAAACGTTGCCGTATTTCTCTTCAATCAGCGGCATGACCTAGCACGCACCACCAAAGCAGGGAATGTACAGACGGTCATCATTAACCATCACGGCTTTATTCCACAGCATATTACGTGTAAACATGGTGAAATCCTCTCCCTCGTTGTTCGTAACGAGGATGGAGCAGCGCATAATTTTGTCTTAGAAGCATACCGAATTTTTTCTTCTGATTTGCGAAAGGGCGAAAGTACTCACATACGCTTTGTGCCTCATCGAAAGGGAACATTTCGCTTCATATCAGATACCCCGGGGGTGCCGGAGCCAGCGTATGAAGGAGTATTATATGTACAGTAAAAAAGGGATAAGCGGCTATATGCTGCACTATCCCTTTTCCTGTATTTGTTTATATCTCGTTACCATCCAATGGCTTCACACCTGCAACGGCCCATATCCCGGTCGCTCCTTGACGCACAGGCTGATACAATTCAACAAGAAAGAAAGCACCTCCATGTTGAGCTTTGATCGAAGCACGGTGTAATCCTGAATCATAATCAAGATATTGGCTCTCAAAGCGGAACACGTCCTCCACTCCAAATCCGAGCCGTTCGATACCGATGCGCCGCGCCGTCTCTACCGGATGCAGACGCCACGGATTATCACCGTGATCAACCGCATACTGAATCATAAGGAAGTCCTCTTCTACTGCTCCGTATGTTCGCCCCACATCACCGCTAAAGCCCTCTGCCTGCTTCCGCTTCCCCGTTCCTGTTAACAATCCGAGCAAACGTTTTATCGTCACATGCATCACCTTTTTAATCAGTGTATGCGTATGAAGAAAACGAAGGCACAAAAAAGCCCGCCCATTACATGGCGAGCGCAGATTCAAACGGACTAGCTACGATGCGGCCCCGTTGCACTTGTCGATGAAATGCATCCTTCTCAATGACAAATCCTTCATTTGATCCTTCATACCGACAGGCGAAGAACAAGCGATCCATCTCTTCCACCATAAACGGCTTCTTCTCCCGAGCCAAGCGATAGTGTCCACCAACATGGTTCTGTATCATAACAAATCTCCTCCATCTCCGTATCATTTGTTATCTGTAGTATAACACATTCTGTAATAATACAGCAAGATGTTTTTTGAAAATTATTGTAATACAGATTGTTTTTGTTTAATCACCCAGATCACCAGCATAAGCGGCACAAGGCCAAGCAAAGTAAGTACGCCAAAAAACGTATACGTAGTCAAAATACCATA includes:
- a CDS encoding glutamate-5-semialdehyde dehydrogenase — protein: MTLLDKAAAAKKAAAQMVTLTTEEKNEALRVMADALEDNIADILKSNQKDVEAAKKAGVTDALIDRLALSESRIRDMAQGLRDVVHLEDPIGEVLEAWDRPNGLHITKVRVPLGVIGMIYEARPNVTVDATGLCLKAGNAVVLRGSSSALHSNQKLVKVLREALRTTKITEEAVQLLEEGSRDEVNAMLKLNEYLDVLIPRGGAGLIRSVVDNASVPVLETGAGNCHVYVDESAQPDMAEQIVVNAKTHRPAVCNAAEKLLVHEAWAAKYLSSLLSALKEKNVELRGCERTCKLAGDLEIIPATEEDWSTEYLDYTIAVAVVDSLEQAIDHINQYSTKHSEAIITESENNARSFQIRVDSAAVYHNASTRFTDGAEFGFGAEIGISTQKLHARGPMGLPSLTSSKYVIYGTGQIR
- the proC gene encoding pyrroline-5-carboxylate reductase, with product MSILKDKTICFLGAGSMAEAMISGLVDKKLLPAEQVYAINRGNRARIEELVSRYGIATPTKEEAIATADIVVLAIKPKDVASAIANIRPLTTPRQLFISVLAGTSTDYITSLLGHQAAVIRTMPNTSAAVGMSATALAPGAHASDTDMEIALNIFKAIGIVETVQEEALHAVTGLSGSGPAYVYYLVEAMEQAGQEIGLEGDVARRLILQTIIGAAHMLRDRGEEPAVLRKQVTSPGGTTAAGIGVLEERGFQEAMLACIKQAVARSEEMGKQSVSTS
- a CDS encoding spore coat protein gives rise to the protein MPNNKIANPTSPAEQQAQQTPQMTDRDRLNDILATEKYLTDGFNIATREASHESLHRDTMTCLTETQQCARDIFNLMFQKGWYTLEAEDQQKLDQTYQQFSGYTSQFPYSGHMQ
- a CDS encoding DUF1811 family protein translates to MRYSDMSREELQAEMQRLRGESMRKYQAGYISEASILESKFFMARSYLLDSDDFMSGQEYGVVGYEEPFFVRYLNGIMAWGHFRSSMEEKAFPIGRLEDMGPSCGSGCGCGS
- a CDS encoding GNAT family N-acetyltransferase gives rise to the protein MALYINDSLALWEVELRDAPALYALIDKNRRHLRGFMGWVDANQSVADVELFINASIQRRLVQNGVDYTVRYNGSILGIIGLHYIDWINHRTSIGYWMSEEAQGRGIMTAAVHRLIAYALDEMGLNRIEIHCAVQNEKSRAIPERLGFTQEGRIRQGEWLYDHYVDHIIYGLLKSEWRMRRS
- a CDS encoding carboxypeptidase-like regulatory domain-containing protein, which encodes MRRCTFPIVCVLLAFCLIAQLMLADTHVQAQTEAKAGLTPPPDTILVAIRESTPGGEPNPRGRILYVRQVPFNEYIRNVLPNEWLPSWEAEALKAGALAAKMFTWYHALHPVTIDNHQFAVDNTINFQLYREGTSMPRTNAAIEEVRDLAFVKPDDTIFEMNYRAGYPNSPNSPYRRAQKMAQHGSQYLASKQNKNMLEILQYYYEGKKLALLHSKTKEKEKAVLPEYRYETFHRQSSDPLAMQPDVKPGANIPGHNKWDRWAQMQVRVIDAWSKKPIPGAEVVIAENGYRSKTDSRGYTPASPAPIIHSSHLPDTLARLHGQLTLLVYKNGYRDTIHYNIQMNEGTTTTPEISIYPLPADQQRIEPYIYHHPTHHLFSVELSEQFRSHSQPGAGPESPDR
- a CDS encoding cupredoxin domain-containing protein; translated protein: MSQKLKLILFILLIILNVAVFLFNQRHDLARTTKAGNVQTVIINHHGFIPQHITCKHGEILSLVVRNEDGAAHNFVLEAYRIFSSDLRKGESTHIRFVPHRKGTFRFISDTPGVPEPAYEGVLYVQ